The genomic segment TTTTTGAGTTTTAAGCCGATTTCTGACAAGTGAAACGCATAAGAAACGTGAAAATTATTGCGGAATAAAAAACTGAACCGAAAACTATTGCGCCGAATTTTACTCGGACGGAAAAAATCAGCGGAAAAAGAATCGAATTTTTTTTTTTTGATTTTTAAGTAATAATCCGAAAAGTTTGTGTTTATCTACGAAAATGAATCTGAAAAGGAAAAAGCAGAATCGGAATGTGGAAAACCGTAAAAAGAATTAAGCAGAATTGACTAAATTGGTCGTTTAAAGAATAAAAACGACTGAATTAAAGCTGACATGAAAAAGCAAAGCGGCAAAGGAAAAACGGTTGCCAACAAAGTATAAAAATAATTGCTATTTTAGCTTAACCAAAGGTCGTTGCAATTTTGCACACTTCTGAATTTCATGCTGAAATTCCTCGCGCACAAAATCGCAACTATTCTTATACAAACACGTTAGCAAATATTGTTCTCACTCAAACGCTGAAAAATAGTGAATTAAAACTAATCGGTTTTATCACAAAAAAGGAATTTCAAAATGCTGAGCACTCTCTCGCTCGTAAGATTTTGCGTGGGAATATACTCAAATGTGGAATTATAAAACGTGAGAATTTTCTTAAACTCGAAAAACAAAATTGCGGAATTTCTAATCAATCGTGAAATTTAGCAAGTTTGAGGAATTGAGCAGAAAATGAAAAATATAAATTGCGGAATTCTTACTCAAAAGCTGAGTTTTAGGATTTAATTAATGAACTAAGGAGAATGAAAAAAACAACATTTGCTAACAACGCATAAAAATAATTGCTATTTTAGCTTAACCAAAGGTCGTTGCAATTTTGCACACTTCTGAATTTCATGCTGAAATTCCTCGCGCACAAAATCGCAACTATTCTTATACAAACACGTTACCTTTTATTTGAAACAAAATTTGCGCTAAAAGATGAAATTTCGTGCCTTTCATCGGGCTGAAATGCCATACCGAAAAACTGTTCATGTACACAAAGTTTCGGCTTGAAATAAAATAGAAACGTGAAAATTGCAACGCTGAAGTATTTAATTTCGTGCCTTTCATCGGGCTGAAATGCCATACCGAAAAACTGTTCATGTACACAAAGTTTCGGCTTGAAATGAATTAGAAACGTGAAAAATGAAACTTTAAAAGCTGAAAATTAAAGACGTTGAAACCTATAACGCAGAAAAAATGAAACTCTAAAAAATCGAAAAACAACCACGCATAAAAAGCTGAAACGTTACGGAAAACGTGAAAGTAGAAACGTAGAGCAAACCGAACAAAATCGTTCTGTGCGAAAATTTAGGCGCAAGCCTAAAAACTTTAAAAAAACGTTAATCGAACCGAAAAAAATTATAATTTAGTAATTCAAATCCCTCAAATGGCAAAATTATGGCAACAAACACAACGAAACTAGAAGCACGAATTGAAAAAACAAAAAGGTAACAACGTATAACAAACACACCTTTTTTCGGCTTGGCTCGGTGGTTTCTGATACAATCCAAAGCCAGTTACAGCCTGAAAGTTTAAGCACTAAAAACGGTGCGTTTGTTATACAAAACCGTTAGCAAATATTGTTCTCACTCAAACGCTGAAAAATAGTGAATTAAAACTAATCGGTTTTATCACAAAAAAGGAATTTCAAAATGCTGAGCACTCTCTCGCTCGTAAGATTTTGCGTGGGAATATACTCAAATGTGGAATTATAAAACGTGAGAATTTTCTTAAACTCGAAAAACAAAATTGCGGAATTTCCAATCAATCGTGAAATTTAGCAAGTTTGAGGAATTGAGCAGAAAATGAAAAATATAAATTGCGGAATTCTTACTCAAAAGCTGAGTTTTAGGATTTAATTAATGAACTAAGGAGAATGAAAAAAACAACATTTGCTAACAACGCATAAAAATAATTGCTATTTTAGCTTAACCAAAGGTCGTTGCAATTTTGCACACTTCTGAATTTCATGCTGAAATTCCTCGCGCACAAAATCGCAACTATTCTTATACAAAAACGTTGCCAGTAATATGAAAAAAACAAACATCGTACTAAAATTATTTATTATCACTTTGATTTTTACATCTTGTAATAGTCAAGTGAACCACATTGAAATTGACAAAATTGCGCATATTGACATATTTGAGAATTACGAAGACAATGTTAAGTTGAGTAAAGATATTGTCAATCAGAATTGGAATGAATTTTTAAAAACAAAAATTAGTGGATTTGACTCAAAAGACACTAAAGAATTGAAGTTCTTTACGAATACAAGACCAGAAGAAAACAAACTAATAATACAATTCAGATATCCGAAATTTGACAAACCAAAGAATTTGGAAAAAATCCGAGAAGTAACTATTGAGCAGATAGAGGAAATAAAAAAACAGCAGAAAAAAAATGAAACATTAATTTTGGAATCAACTAAAAAAGTTGAGGAACTAATTGAGATGTTGAACAACGAAAACTATTCTGAATTTTATAAAAACTTACATTCGAATATAACTAAAGAGTTTACTTACGAACAGTTTTTGAGTTTTTTAGAGCAAATAAAAGAATTAGGATTTGAAAATAAACAACGTGAATATCTTAATAAAGCATTAGTTAAATTCAATGATTCCCCAAACGAATTAACAGATATTATTGAATATAGATATTGGCAGAAAAATAATCGTGCGAAATATGAATCTTTCAATTTTCAGAATTTTAACGGAAAAATGGAATTAGTTGGCTATCGAGTATATTAAAAAATACTACTGGCAACAATGTGTATAATTCATTGCTAGTTATAGCCTACTTACGAAAGTCCTCGCGGACTTTCTATCTGTGATTTATTTGCTAACTTTAGTGCTTAAACACGCAACGAAATCATACACTAGACCGTTGGCTTTAATGCTCGGGACATTGCAAAACCGAAAATTTCAGGTTTAAATCAAAAGTCATTTAAAGCAGAATTTAAAAATAAAATGCGGAATATTGTGCTGAATAATCACTCAAACTCTGAGTTGAATTGCGTCTGACTTTTTAGCTCGTTTGCGGAATCGAAAACTGAATTGAAAAGCGGAATTTCACTCAATCGGAATTTAGCAAGTTGAGGAATTGCTCACTCGAAATCTGAATTAAAAATATTGCGGAATTTGAGCAAGTTTACGGAATGAAAGTTGAGCTGAATAAAACACAAAGGCACATTCAGAAAATAGGTTATTTTTAAAAATGCAGCTAAAATTGCGGGCATAATTATTTAAATTCTACCCTCAATTTTTGTTTTAAAGCTGTTTTAAGGGTTCAGTTTCTTAAAAATTTCCCAACAAGACATACCTCTCCCATAAAACTATATTCAATGCTTCAAATTTAGGCTACTTGTTGTGCTGTTTTAGCTATTTTTCTTCGGCCAATTTCAAGAGCATTCCCTGTGTGTATTCCAAAGAATATCCATAGAATTTCATTCTTTTTAGTTTTGGCTTTTATTTTTCGTAAGTGATAATATTCTTTATCCTTTCCAAAATAACCTTCTAATCTTGTAGCTCTTTCTTTTGCGATAATAGCTCTAAGTTGCTTTTTTTCTTTATGATTTTTCGGCTTTTTTCCCTTGGGGATAAAGTCTGTTTCTATGTTCTTAGAACTACAGTGTTTTCTATTTTTATTGGTGGCATAAATTTTATCTGCTCCAGCTATTTTTACTTTTTTTCGAGTTAATCCTTGTGCTTTTTGGACTGTTTGAATAAAACGATTTCCTTCATGAAATGCATTAAAGTTAATATGTTCGATAAAGCTAATTCCATCAATTTGAACTTTGTTAACTTTTGCTCCAAATTCAACAGGTTTTACTTCCTTTCCTCGAACAATAGGACGAATATAATCCTTTTGAATGCTTACAATTCTATCTTTGATTTTTTCTCCTGTATCAAAATGATCTTTTTGTTGTTTGTAAATCCTTTGAATTGTATTTATTCGCTTATAATACAAAGCTATAAACTCAATATTGTGATTTTCTGACAACTCTTTTTCAAAGTTGATAAATTTACTTAACAGATTGAGTAAACCTCGGGTTAATGAAATACGTTTCGACTTGGTTTTTCTTCGCATTTTACTAAATCCTTGATAACGTTTTTTCCACTTGATATATTTACTTCTAATCATTTTAACCCCTAATATAGAGCAGGTTTTACGTAATTGATTGTACAACCAATGAACCGACTCCCAAAGTAATTTTTGGATGCTAGGGTAAC from the Polaribacter cellanae genome contains:
- a CDS encoding transposase, whose translation is MKCNTAFQFFPLSENYDAHYARFLEGDLGKIYSAIPWNDLVSSFGISEQSKGRNYLFSPKGRLGLMFLKHYANCSDRKLIEQLNSNLDYQFFCDIELGFERLTNYKIVSQIRCELAEKLDINSIEKILFNSWKNEIENPNQIVMDATCYESEVRYPSIQKLLWESVHWLYNQLRKTCSILGVKMIRSKYIKWKKRYQGFSKMRRKTKSKRISLTRGLLNLLSKFINFEKELSENHNIEFIALYYKRINTIQRIYKQQKDHFDTGEKIKDRIVSIQKDYIRPIVRGKEVKPVEFGAKVNKVQIDGISFIEHINFNAFHEGNRFIQTVQKAQGLTRKKVKIAGADKIYATNKNRKHCSSKNIETDFIPKGKKPKNHKEKKQLRAIIAKERATRLEGYFGKDKEYYHLRKIKAKTKKNEILWIFFGIHTGNALEIGRRKIAKTAQQVA